The nucleotide sequence CGATTGGCGCGCTCGCCCGTCGGCAGGAGGACGTACACCGGCGCGCGGTCGTCGTCGCTTTCCTTGAACGTGTAGGTCGCGTCGTTGAACTCGCCCGCGAAGACGCGGCGGGCAACCTCTCGGGTCGGTGTCGCCGCCATTATATCGACCTCGCTTTGATCAGCGTCGCTTCAGGATCGACCGCGTCGGTCAGCGTCTCGACCTCGTCGGCCAGCAGGTACCGCCCGAAGGTCGGCCCCTCGACGCGATAGTACCGCCCCATGATCGTCCCCTGCATCTCCTCGACGACGACGCTCGTATCGAGGGCGTCCATCGCCATGTCCTTGGCCTCCTCTAAGGTGATGCCAGTGAGATTCTCGGTCGCGTCCTGATCGAAGATGACCTCCGTCACGTCCTCGCCGTCGTCGAGGACGCCCTTGATCCGGAGGTCGAACTCCCCCTCGACTTCGCCGTGTTCGCTACACCGGCCGTTCTGGAGGACGCGCGTGCAGTCCTCGTCGGGACAGCGCTTGATCAGCCCGCTGCCGCTCTGGATGTCGACTAAGGCCCCCTCGACCTCGAGGGCGTCGTCGCCGACCTCGATCTCCTCGTCGGTCTCCTCGATCACCGTCGTCCGGTTGAGTTTGACCGAGAACCGGCCCTGGTACTCGTCGGTGACGACGTTCCGGAGGTGGTAGGTCGCGCCCTCCGCGAGTTCGGGGAGGTCGGATTTGGACCACTTGGTGAACTTGATCGTCCCGGTCTCGTCGCCCAGCAGGCCGACCTGGGCGACGGCGTCGCTCCGGGGCTCCCAGAGCTCGACGACCTTCGCCGTCATGTCGACCCACTCCTCGGGCGCGTCGACGTCGGCGGCCTGGACGGTCTCGTTACCGCCGCTGCCGCCGCCGATATCGTCGCGATCCAGCCCCGCCTCGTCGAGGTAGGAGTTGGTGACGCTCCGGCGGGCCTCGCTGATGGGGACCTGGTACTCGTTGACCAGCGTGTCGAGTCGTTCCTCGACATCGTCGACACTGACGTCTAGCTGGTCTGTGAACTGCTCGTGTATCTCTTCCGCGTGGGTATGCAAATCCGTCATGGCTGTGCTGTCTCCGCGTGTTTTCGATGGGAGACGATTGACAGTTGGTCGGCCTCCTATATAAAGTCGCGGCGACCACGGCGGAAGTGAAACAGTAGGGGGAGGGTTAGCAGCCCGGTTTCCCGAGAGAAGATTCATAGGAAGGGAGTTCACAGCCCAACCATGGCCGAGGACGGGCAGCGGCTCCCGCAGTTCCTGCGATCGGGTATCGAGTCCGCCGGCCGGCAACTGGCCGAGGCCAGGCGTGCCTACGAAAGCGCAAAGCACGCGGCCCGGAGTGATCTCCCGCTCGCCGAGGACGGGCGGGCGCGGATCGTCTGCCGGCGACACGCCGAGCGGCGGGCCGTCCGGGTGGACGGGAGCGGTCGCCCGGAGTGCGTCGATCCGGAGCACCCTGACTGCCAGGGATGCGTCGAGGACGTGCGGGCGGGGACCATCGAAACGTGGGAACCGAACGACTCTCGGTGACCGGCCGGCTCGAAACCCGGATGACTACATCGTGTGCAGTCGTGGATGAGTCATTATAAGGGGTGGCTGAATACCACGTGTCATGACAGCGGACGCAAGTGCGATCACAGCAAGGGGAGTGACAAAACGCTACGGGGCGACGGTCGCCGTCGACGGGCTGGATCTCGACGTGCCCGCGGGCGTCGTCTACGGCTTTCTTGGCCCCAACGGCGCGGGGAAGACCACGACGATGCGGATGTTGACGGGATTGATCGAACCGACGAACGGCGACGGGTTCGTCGACGGCGTCCACTGTACCGACCGATCGAGCCTCGTCGAGCACATCGGGCTCCTCCCGGAGGAGCCGCCGGTGTACCGGGAGTTGACCGGTCGTGAACAGTTGCACTTTGCCGCGGATCTGCGGGGGATCCCCTGGAACCGCGTCGAAGACCGGGCGCTCGACATAGCTGAATCGCTGGATCTCGCGGCGGATCTGGACCGGCGGATCGACGGCTACTCCAAGGGGATGAAACAGAAGACGGCATTTATCCAGGCCGTCCAGCACGATCCCGCCGTGGTGTTCCTCGATGAGCCGACGTCCGGCCTCGACCCGCGGGCGGCCAAGACCCTCCGAGAGTTGATCGTCGACCTGGCCGCCGGTGACACGACGGTATTCCTCTCGACGCACATCCTGCCGGTCGTCGAGGAGATCGCCGACCGGGTGGGCGTCCTCTACGACGGCCGACTGGTCTCGGAGGGGTCGCCCGACGGGCTCGCCGCAGCGGCCGACGAAGACGGCGAGGCCGACCTCGAGGACGCGTTCCTGGAACTGACCGCTGATCCCGAGAGAGCCTGGCAATGACGGGGCGCAAGCGTTCGAGACGGGAGGTCTGGCGAGGGGCGTGGACGCTCTCCCGGACGGAGTTGCGCACGACGATCCGGAACGTGCGTGGAAACGGCCGACAGCTCGTGGGATTCGCAGTTATCGGCCTGATGGTGTTCGGGTTTCCGCTGGTGCTGTGGGAACAGACGGCCGGGTTCGGTCGGAATGTCGCGACCGGATCGCCGCCGATCGGCACGCTCGCCGCGAGTTACCTCGGGGTCGCGTTCGCGGGCGGCTACGTGGGGTTCGTGGGCGGGTTCAACCAGTCGCGAGTCGGCGTCGTCGGCCCCCTGGTCAGGACGTCGATCTCGCCGACGGCGGTGTCGATCGGGCGCTTTCTCACGCGAACGATCGAGGGCTTCGCCGGGTTCGTTCCGGCGGGGATCGTGGTGCTCGCCGGCGTCGGCGTCGGTGCCGGGAGCATGCTCGTCCCCATGCTCGTCGGCCTCGGTTCCCTGCCCCTGGTGGGAACGGGACTGATGGCTGGTCGACTCGTCGGTGACACCGCTCGCTACCTCAACGAGCGTGTACAGTTGTCGCTGTGGGTGCGTGCGGGGCTGTTCCTTGGCCTCACGATCGCCGTCTTCGTCGGAACCCAGGCGGTGTTGGCCCCAGTCTTCGAGGGAGGGGATGGGTTCGGACCCGGCTCGATCGGCGCGATACTGCCCGGCAATCCGGTCCAGGCCTACGCTGGTCTCGTGCTCGCTCCCCTGGGCGGGACAGTCACGGCGGTCGGCGTCGTCATCGCCGGCGTGCTCGCCGTTGTCGTCCCGCTCGGGTTCGTCGTCACGATCCGGCTGGAGACGCTGTTGCTCGTCCGGAACGTTGGTGGCGATAGCTCGACCACGCGTGTGGCGGGGACCCACGGCGTCCCCTGGCTGTTCAACCGTACGCCCTCGGCACGGATCGCCTGGCGGTACCTGCTCCGAACGCGGCGCGACCCGCGGACGCTCGCCCATCTCACGCCCGTGTTGTTCGGCGCGCTGGGGATGAGCGGAACGGTACTCGAAGCCCCCCACACATTGCTGTCGATCGGTCCACCGGCGGCCGTCATCGCCGGGGCCATCCTCGCGGGTGGCGCGTACTGTCTCAATCCACTCGGCGACGACCGCGATCAGCTCCCGTTGCTGTTTTCGAGCACGTCGTCGGTCGTCCCGCTGCTCCGAGGGCGGATGCTTGCCGGGATCGTGCTGGGGCTGATCGTCGGGCTCGGCGTTGGGACCCCGCTCGCGCTGGCCGAACACGAGCCGGCGTTCATCGTCGGCCAGATACTGCTGGCCGTGGTGCTCGCCGTCGCTTCGACGGGGGTCGCACTCGGCCTGGGCGCGGCCGTCCCGAAGTTCGAGCGCCGCGAGTACATGAACGTCGAGCGAGCCCACCCCTCGCTCGTGGTCACGATGATCTTCTTCATGGGCGGCCTGCTCGTCGGCGCAATCGGGTTCGTCCTCCTGTGGGTCGCGATCACGGACCACCTTCTCGGCGGGGTCCTTGCCCTCCTGGGGTATACAGCGGTCCTGGGTCTTGTCGCTGCCGGCGGGTACTGGTATGCCATCCGGCGGTTTCGAACGCTGACACTCGACGAGCTGTGAACACGACTGACCACCCCACGCGAGTGGGTTCCAGCGAGACACCTCCAGTATTTCAACAACCGACGGTCAGTTCCACACGAACTCGTACAATTCTTCATCCTGATAAATGCCGACCTGCGTAATGCTGCCGATCACAAGCCAGACGAAATAGACGCCAGTCATGACCAGGGTGACGGCTGCGGGATCGATTCCGGGCACGGTGCCAGTAGCCATCGTTCCGACGGCAACTGCGGTAAGCCCTGACGGCACAGCCCGGATGTGCTGGTCACCGGCCAACTGCCTGCCAGCAGTGGCTGCAAACGCCAGCGCGAACACGCCGGCCCCGAGCGATCCGGTCTGGATCCCAGCCAGACTCGACGCCCGCAACACGGTCAGTCCGCCAAGGAGACAACCGACCAAAAAGAGGACGCGCGGCCCGATCCGGCGAGCAACGACGAGCGGTTGATCGGCGGGGACGTATTCTGCGACGTTCATGCACGTCAGCGGTAGATCGCCTGGAATATAAGAATTTCCTATATGTCAACCGGAGTGACTAGGTGCCCCGCGAGTCAACAATCTCGGTGTCGGGGCTTGGTCGATTCGGGCTATATCTATCCAGTCGAGACTACCACTGAGGCGTGTCTTATCGAGCAGATCATCGGGACGCTGCCGGCAGGATGCCTCCCGGAACATAAAATAGGACGCCCGAAGAAGTCAACGTATGCGCGGTTTCGTCTGGTTCTGGCTGTTCGCCCTGTCTGTGCTCGCTTCGCTGAGCGCAATCGTCGTGTTGATCGTCGACTTCTTCTACCCGAACCCGCCGTGGGGCGGGATGCCGCCGATCGGGTACGTCGTCGCGATGGGCGTTGCCCTCATCGCCCTCGGCGTGATGCTCACCCTTTCGATGACGCGGCCCGACGGCCGCTGAAGCGGTGACGGCTGATCAACTCCGCATCCACAACTGGGTCAACTCCGCATCGACCCGCCGTCGATCGGAACGGCTGCGCCCGTCACGAAACTCGCCCGGGGACTCGAGAGAAAGGCCACGACGTCGCCGAGTTCCCGCGGCTCGCCGATGCGGCCCATCGGAACGTCCGCCGCCCAGTCGTCGTAGCCCTCCTCGTAGGAATCGTACTCGCCACGCTCGACGGCATCGTCGATCAACTCCTCGATGCGAGCCGTCTCGTGGGCCCCCGGCAGGACGGCGTTGACGCGAACGTCCGGCGCGAACTCTCGGGCCTGGGTCTTCATCAGCCCGATGACCGCCCGCCGGACGGCGTTCGAGAGCACGAGGTCGTCGATGACCTCTCGGACCGACCGGGACGTGATGTTGACGATCGAGCCCGCGTCGCTCTCGGCAAGATGGGGATAGGCGGCCCGCGTCGTCCGGACGGCGCTCATCACCAGCAGGTCGTAGGCGTCCTCCCACGCCTCGGTCGGGGTGTCGAGAAAGGACCCGCTCGGTGGCCCTCCAGCGCTCGTCACCAGGTGATCCAGCCCGCCAAAGGTCTCGACGGTCGCTTCGACAAGCGCCTCGACGTCGCCGGGATCGGTGATGTCGGCCTCGATCGCCCGGACATCGCCCGGTCCCGCCGCCGAGAGTTGCTCACGGGCGGATTCCAGCCGTGATTCGGTTCGGCCACAGACGACGACGTGCGCGCCCTCCGCGGCGAGTGCCTCGGCGCTCGCGAGACCGAGGCCGCTGGTGGCGGCCGTCGCCAGCGCGACGTTGCCCTCGAGTTGCAGATCCATATTCTGACGTACGTCGCCGGGGAGAAAAGCGTCACGAGCGAAGGGCTGACGGATCGATTTCACTGAGACGAAGGGGATCGGCGGACTGTCACCGAAGCGCTCAACTGCCCCAGAAGTTGTCCCGGCTCCCGAGTTCGGGCCGGTCCGGCCCGTCGTCGCGCTCGTCATCCGCTTCGGAGTCGTCCTCGTCGCCGGCTTCTTCGACGTCGTCGCCGTCCTCACCCTCGGCTTCCTCGTCTTCGAGCGGGAGGCGTTCGACTTCCTCGGCCCGAGCGTGGTTCGAGTGGACCGTCGTCACGCGGACTTTGGCGCGGGCTTCGGGCAGGACGCCGTCGACCATGAGGATGAAGCCGTCCTCGGTGCGGCCGACGCCAGCCCCGCTCTCGTGGATGTCCTCGACGGTGACGACGACTTCCTCGCCGGGCTTGACCGGCTGGGACTTCAGATCGGAGATCGGCTGGTTGTAGTGGTTGCACCACTCGGCCCCGCCGCGGTCGCCGTAGTGGGTACATCCCATACCCTCGATCCGCTCGGTGAATTCGGGGCAATCGTCGGCGAGTGGACAGTCCGCCATGCTGAATCGGCGTAGTTGGCGGGTACGCAAAACGTTTGCGTCTGGCTCCAGCGATCGGCGTGCGGGTCGATCCCAGGTGACGGAGTGTCCTACTCCCCCGGCGTCGAGACGTCCTCGCCCGCGCCGTCGGCGTCGATCGTCAGCGTCCGGTCGGTCTCGATCGATTCGATCCCGTCGATCTCGCAGATCGCTCCGACGGCAGTTTGAGGGACGGAAACGGCCAGTGTCTCGAACTCCAGGCTCTCCTCGATCGTCCCACCGACAGTTTCGATCCGGTCGCGGATCGCGGTGACGTCGTCAGCCGCACGGACCAGTAGCGTGACCGATTCGTCCTCGGCCGGGTGCTCACGGATCGACCGGACAGCCGGAGAGACGTACATATGGGATCGATACGCCGGCGCTCACTTCGGTGCTTCGCTGACAATCAGGTGATCTCCTCGGCCGGCCCACATTCGACGAGGATTTCTGTCGAGTCCAATACGCTGCCATCAGCCGAGCGCACTTCGATATCGAATCTCGTCGGCTCTTCGTGTTGAAACGTGAGTTCACCCGCTTGGCTGTTCCAGGGTTGGCGGGCGAGAACCTCTCCGTCGACGACAATGACAGTGGAGACCCCGGACTGGTCCGTTTCGAGGTCGTAATACACGGACACTGTCGTCTCGTTAGCCCGAATCATTTCGATGCTCAACGTCTCACCGGTTTGCCCACGGTTCGACGCGCCACATAGTGTCCCCTCCTCGGACCCGCCGGTCCCCTCGACTGGAGATCTGAGATAAACGTATACACCTACTCCGCCAGCGACTGTCGCGCCGGCTGACGCCAAGAGTTGCCTTCTAGTAACCATTGCTTTACAGTCGTTAGTACACTTCCTGGGTGGGATACATATCATTTTGTATTTATATTTCGATAATTTGATTCCACAGTAGTGGTGTCGCAGGTCGGCCGACAACCCGGCGCCCCAAAGTTAACTACGTCGGGGTCGTGACTCCATCGCATGGACGTTCGTGAGGCGGTCGAAGCCGATGCCGATGCCCTGGCGGCACTTGCTGACTCGCCAGTGGACGTGATGCGAAATCTCGTGCACGACCGGACGGTCCGGGTCGCCATCGATCCCGACGCGATCGAAAGTGGGCCAGGGGGTGATGTCGAGCACGACGGCAATACCCAAGACGACGAATCGTCGTCGATCGTCGGGTTCGTGAGCTTCGACGCCCGCGACGAGACAGTCTACGTCACGCAACTCGCCGGCTCCGAGGGGGCGTGTGCACGACTGCTCGAGGAACCGATCCGGTTCGCCCGCGGGGAGGCGATGGCCGTCGAACTGCTCGTGCCTGACGGCGAAGCTGCCGTCCAAAACGCCGCCGAGGCGGCTGACTTCGCCACCGCAGGCTCCGGCCCGCGGTTCTCCGGGCAGCCGACGACACGCTACCGGCTGGAACCTGACCCCGACGCGACGTGAGCGACTGGCCTCAGTGACCCGCCAGCCACTCACATGAAGTCCCCGATCCCCGTCTGCCTGCTCGTATCGTCCTCGAAGACGCGCTTGATCGACCGATCCAGGATCTCCAGGCGCTGTTTGGTGTACTCCCGGGCTCCGAACTCCTCGGCCACGCGCGTGGCCGTGTCGATGTACTTGTTGACCGAGCCCTCGTGGACGGTCAGATTCACGTCGCCGCCACACTCCCGACAGGTGCCGGTGAGGGGCATCCGGCGGTACTTCTCGCCACATCCGAGACACCGGACATCCTGCCGCGAGAAGGCTCGCAGGTTGCCGATCAGGTCCGGCAGGAAGTGATACTCGATGATACGCTCGGCGACGTCGGTCTCGTCAACGGCCCTGAGTTTGCGAGAGATCTCGAGCTGGGCGTCCATCTTGTCCTCCATCGATCCCAGGGTCTTGTACGCCGAGAGATCCGGTCCGAGCGCGATATTGCTGGTGTCGTGGGTGTGGGCGAAGCCGGTGTACTCGTCTTCCGTTCCCAGGGTGTCCTCGGCAATCTTGACGTCGACATCTTCCGGATGAGCCATCTCGCGGGTCGCTTCGTAGAGTTCCAGCGGATACTGCTCGACGATGTCGATATTGTGGGCCTCGTCGTCGATCTCGGCCGGGTCGATCCGCGAGGACATCACCAGGGGCGCGTCCATTCGGCCGCCTCGCTGATTTGGTAAGTACTTCCGACTGAAGTTGAGCAAGCCGTCCATCAACAGCATGACGCAGTCCTCGTCGCCGTCGCATTGGCCAGTATACAAATCATTTGCCACGAGCGTGTGCGTGTCCGAGACCGTCAGTGAATACAGGTGATCAACGTCACTCTCAACGACTTGGATATCAGATACTTCGTCAAGCCAAACGTCGCCACCGTCACCGCAAAGTCGCTGTGTCCGGAGTTCAGTTGATTCTAAGGCTACGGTTAGCGCTTCTGACTTTCGAGACAAGTGGAATCCGATCCGCTCGGCGAACCGCGCCGCGTTCTCGGAAGTGACTTTCACGACCCACGTCTCGAATTCCTGCTCTGTTTCATAGAAATCAGCGACCTCTCCGGTTTGCGGGATCCGCGTTTCACGAAAGATTTTGGGGACAATTTCGAATCGCTTCAGTGCCGCGACCAGGTCATCTTTGAGTTGATCACTTACCGTGTGCGCCCGAACTTCGATTCGATCACTGGACGCACTACCATCACCACTGAAATACGACGATAGGAACGCACGAAGAACGCTATCCGGAGCGGTCAAAATGGATTCGGGGATCTGCTTACCATCAGCGGAGCTTCCGAGACCCAGTACCTCATCAAACAGAACAGCGACGAGACGACTCGATACCGTCATTTTCCACTCGTTCTCTTCGTATGCTTCAATTGATAGCGATTCATCGATAACCTGTCTGACCAACTCACGAGCAGACTCATCAGGGATACAAATCGTCGTCTGATAACAATTTTCGGTAGAGCGTGTGAAGCCTTCGGCAGCGTAGTATCCTAAGAGCGTAGCAAACGATTCATCGAGTTGGAGGTGCCGTGAAATCGTGACCGAATCTCGTTTGACAGCCAGCTGAACATCAGAAGGAACCCGGCTAGGCACATCATCAAACAGTGTCGTCAAAACTGAAACCGGAACGCTGTCTCGGTTAACCCAATTGTAAACCGTTGAATCGCTTACTCCCAAGCACTCTGCGACTGGTTTGAGATACTGATCTGATTTTGTCGCTTCGTCGAAGAGTGATTTGATACGTTCGCTCCCTAAGCCACGGATCATTACCTCTTCGTTGGAGAGACGATCCAAAGCCATGAATTCCGAGAGCAGATCATACGTCCGGTGAGTACCCTCGATATCAACCGATTTAGGCATGGGTAATCGGTCACCGGACGTTAGCTCACTCGCTGGGACTTCCTCCGGGCCGTCTTCCCATCGGCGCATCGAGTGGTCTTGTGAGACAGTGATTGTCCGTCCACTCTTCGTTTCGATTTTGAGGAGATGATCCGGAGCAGGATGCTTCGAAACAGCTTCGATCGGTTTTCGGACCGGTGTTCCGTCGCTGTCTATGGACGGGACATGAGCGGTACCTGGTAACTCTTCGACCACCGTTCCAAAGTCGTCCATTCTGGGATCGTCAAGCCGACTCTCTACCAGTTGTTCGATGGATTGATATCGCGACTCATCGGACTCGTCTTCAAACCACACCTTGGTCTCCGGATGGAAACAATTCCGGCGCTTCGCGGCGTGAAAGTACGGATGGGCGTACCCGACAGCAGCCGAGGTGAAGCCGATGACGCGGCCGACGGTCGCCGCGCTGGTGTGGGGAGCCATCCCGAAGACGAGTTCGCCCACGAGGTCGTCGCGGTCGTCGAGTTCGTAGTAGGGATCGAGACCGTAGTACGACTCGAGGAGGTCGTCGATGAAGTCCGCCGTCTTGAGCATGTGCTCGGCCGCGCCGTTCGAGAGGACGACGTCCTGAACGTTCAACTCGACCAGTTGATCGTCGTGGACGAGCGGATCGCCGCGGATGTCTGCCTCGTAGCCCAGCTCGCGGAACTGCTCGACGGTGACGTCGAGTTCGGCCGGCCGGACCGACGTGACCGGAAGGTCGGTCATGTCATAGCGGACCGTCCCGTCCTTGAATGCACTAATGTCGTGTTTGGCCCGAAGCACGCCTTTCTCCATCGGCTCGGGGGTTTTCTCCTTCGAGGTCAGCCCTTTGACGCCCTTGAGCACGTCAAAGGCGACCTCGCGCTCGCCCACGTTGTCCATGGCCTGCTGGTAGACCTCGCCGACGTCGATCGTCGTCATTCTCGTCGGAGAGGCAAGCGTCTCACACCGCGGGCACTCGGCGCGGCCGGACTCGTCGGGGTCGACCTCGCGGTCGCAGTCCGGGCAGACGTAGACCGTCTCGGTGGTCCCACCGCAGTCGGGACACCGTGCCCGGTAGGTCTCCGTCCTACAGTCGACACAGCGCCGGCGGCCCACTTCCAGATCGACCTCACCGGGTGCGTCACCCATCTCGTCGGCGTGACCGGCAGCCTTCGCGACGTCGCGCTGATTGCCGCCCGCTTCGCCGATCGGGAACAGCGTGTGCACTGCGGGGGAGAGTTCCCGTTCCTCGGACTTCTCGGGGCGGCCCATCCGGTTGCCGATCCGGGTCGGCGCTCGCTCCCGGACATCGAAGGGGGCGATCTCGTTGACGGCCTCGATGGCGTTCTCCCCATCGTCGTACGTGCGGGCGCGCTCCGAGAGGTCCTCGATCGTCCACGTCCGCGTCAGATCGTCGTCAAAGCCCAGCGTCTCGACGAGCGGTCGCCAAGTCGGGACGATCAGCGAGGCCTCGGTCTGGGTGTGTTCGACCAGCAGGGATTCGAGGGTCCGCGTGGCGGTCTCACTCCGCGGGAGGACGAGATCGCCGGTCGTCGTCTCCGCTGATACGTCCCGGGCAGGTGGATCGGCGGCTGCACCGTCGCCAGTGACGATCTCGCCCTCGGCGATCGCGTCGGCCAGCGCGTCGATGTCCGCGACGCTCACGTCGTGATAGACGTAGGTGTATTTCGGGTGCAGCGGCGCGTCGTACTCTCTGGCCCACTCGAGGGCTTCGGCCGGCGTCGGATCGTCGAGGTCGACCCCGACTGAGTCTGCCATCGCCTGAACGTCCGCGCCGGCGGCCTCGAACTCCTGAACCCACCACTCGACAGTGTAGGCGGCCGGCGCGAGCGGGTGGTTGTTCTCGACGAACTCGCCGTAATTGACGAGATATTCGCCCAGATCGAGGACTTTCTCGACGCCGTTGCGGACTTCCTTGGCCTCCGCGGGGTCGTCGATCCGCCGGACGTCGCCGTTGGCGAGCCGAACCGTCGGCCCCTCGATGGTGTCGACTGGAACCACACCCGCCGCTTTCCCCGGGCGCTCAGTCTTGATCTGGGTCCCGGTCGCGAGAAAGTCATCGACGAGGTGCATCGTCGCCGGGTGGACGCCTGCGGTCGCGTTCCCGTGATTCCTGGCGCGGCCGTAGCGCAGTCGAAACCCACCCGATTCGCTCGGATGGGAGAAGACGGGGCGACCCGCGATGAGGTCCCGGAGGTACTTCTTCGAGGGGTCGGCTCGGGGTGGCCCCTCGGTTTCGCCTGGAGCGTCCTCGCCGTCGTCGGCCTCGTCGTCTGGGTCACCCGCGTCGGCCTCGTCGGTCGCTTCGTTGTCGTCTTCGCCGATCGTCCCGTCGATGAGATCCTGGAGCCACGGCCACTCGACCTCGTCGAGTTGGCGGGTGTACCGTTGGATCTTCGGGGCCTTGAGCGCGATCCCTTCGGCCATGACCAGGCACATCCCGCCCCTGGCGCTGTTGGAGTCGACGCGTTCGAGGTCCCGGTAGCCCGAAACCTCCTCGTCGCCGGTGGCCTCGCCGTCGAGCATGATCGGCATGTTTTCGGCGATGTGACGGGTCTCCTTGTCCTTCGGCGAGTACTGGAGGCCGGTGTCCTCGTCGTAGAGCTCGATCTCCTCGACGTAGCGACCGATCTCCTCTTCCCGGGCGTGGTACTCTTCGATGTCCAGCAGCGTTCGCGCGTAGTCGGCCACGAGGACCGAGAGCGCCTGGGCAGTCCCGCCGGCGGAGCGGATCGGGCCGGCGTAGTAGACGTTGACGAACTGGGTACCGTCGTCGTTGTCGAGGAGTTCGACGCGATCGATCCCCTCGATCGGCGCGGCGACGACCCCCTCGGTGAGAAGGGCGACGGCCGTCCGGACCGCGCCCTCGATCTTGCCCGCCTTCGTGTCGTAGTCGCCGACAGTCCCCTCGACGAAGTCCTCGACCAGGGCGAGGGCGGCCTCCTCGCGGGACATCTCGCCTTCGAGGTCACGGACGCGCTCGGCCACCCCGTCGATGCCGAGGATGTTCTCGACGCGGTCGGCCATGTCCTTGGCGACCGGGATCTCGACGTCGGTCGTCGGATCGCCACCCGCCTCCCGAGCGTTCCGGGCCACGTCCATCGCCCGGTCGAGTTCGTCTTCCAGGCGCGCGAAGTAGCGCTCGTCTTCCTCGCGCATCTACAGCGCCCAGAGATCGCCGCCGGTCGTCTCGTCGGGAACCCGTTCGAGCGATTCCTCGAACGTCCGGACGTACAGTTCACCGATGAACGTCTCCCCCGCGTCGAGGTGGCCGGCGATCGCCGTCCCGTCCTCCCGAGAGAGCACGACGTGCGTGTGCGCGAAGGGGTCACCGTCGACATCGAGCGAGATGTTCCCGACGCAGGCCGCGACTTCCAGCGGTTCGTCGAAGACCGTCTCGCGGTACTCCTCCTCGTCCTGATCGTAGTACCAGATCGTCGCCTCCTGGACGGTCCCCAGACCGAAGAAGACGGCTGCTTCGATGTCCTCGCTGCGGGCGAAGTCCTCGATCTGGCCGCGCCAGTCCTCGCCGTGGGTCAGGCTGGCGACGAACTCACGCGATCCGGTGAGCTCCCGGTAGTTCATGTGTCTACCCACGGCGACGAAGACAAAAAGGATTGCTCACGGGCCGCGGCGGCGGGGGCTAGCCGATCACAAAGTCCCCGACCACGTTCAGTCCCGCCAGGTGTCAGGGACCTGGATCTGGTAGCGACCGTCCTCCTGAAGCGCGATGATGTACTCCTCGCGCTCGTAGAGCTCCATGAGGTTGAGTTCGTACTGGCCGGGTTCGACGATCCGGATGGACTCGAACTGATCGTTGAGTTCCTCACGTAGTTCGGCAAGGTCGGGGCGGTCTTCGGTCACCGTTCGGGGGTCGGCGGCTGGCTCTTCGCTGGCGATTCCGGCATCGC is from Halorhabdus sp. BNX81 and encodes:
- a CDS encoding replication factor A (Replication protein A protects and stabilize the intermediate ssDNA that is generated by the unwinding action of a DNA helicase at the replication fork. In addition, SSBs prevent the formation of secondary structures by single-stranded template DNA.), whose amino-acid sequence is MTDLHTHAEEIHEQFTDQLDVSVDDVEERLDTLVNEYQVPISEARRSVTNSYLDEAGLDRDDIGGGSGGNETVQAADVDAPEEWVDMTAKVVELWEPRSDAVAQVGLLGDETGTIKFTKWSKSDLPELAEGATYHLRNVVTDEYQGRFSVKLNRTTVIEETDEEIEVGDDALEVEGALVDIQSGSGLIKRCPDEDCTRVLQNGRCSEHGEVEGEFDLRIKGVLDDGEDVTEVIFDQDATENLTGITLEEAKDMAMDALDTSVVVEEMQGTIMGRYYRVEGPTFGRYLLADEVETLTDAVDPEATLIKARSI
- a CDS encoding ABC transporter ATP-binding protein, encoding MTADASAITARGVTKRYGATVAVDGLDLDVPAGVVYGFLGPNGAGKTTTMRMLTGLIEPTNGDGFVDGVHCTDRSSLVEHIGLLPEEPPVYRELTGREQLHFAADLRGIPWNRVEDRALDIAESLDLAADLDRRIDGYSKGMKQKTAFIQAVQHDPAVVFLDEPTSGLDPRAAKTLRELIVDLAAGDTTVFLSTHILPVVEEIADRVGVLYDGRLVSEGSPDGLAAAADEDGEADLEDAFLELTADPERAWQ
- a CDS encoding SDR family oxidoreductase; this encodes MDLQLEGNVALATAATSGLGLASAEALAAEGAHVVVCGRTESRLESAREQLSAAGPGDVRAIEADITDPGDVEALVEATVETFGGLDHLVTSAGGPPSGSFLDTPTEAWEDAYDLLVMSAVRTTRAAYPHLAESDAGSIVNITSRSVREVIDDLVLSNAVRRAVIGLMKTQAREFAPDVRVNAVLPGAHETARIEELIDDAVERGEYDSYEEGYDDWAADVPMGRIGEPRELGDVVAFLSSPRASFVTGAAVPIDGGSMRS
- a CDS encoding TRAM domain-containing protein, which translates into the protein MADCPLADDCPEFTERIEGMGCTHYGDRGGAEWCNHYNQPISDLKSQPVKPGEEVVVTVEDIHESGAGVGRTEDGFILMVDGVLPEARAKVRVTTVHSNHARAEEVERLPLEDEEAEGEDGDDVEEAGDEDDSEADDERDDGPDRPELGSRDNFWGS